DNA from Spirochaetota bacterium:
GAGTCGAGGTCGAACACCGCCGTCGCGTTCGGGTAATCCCCGAGCTTCGGCGGGTCACCGGTAATAATGAGGACGTTCCTGAGGCCCGCGGCGTAGGCTCCGAGAAAATCGGACTGCATGCCGATGATGTTACGGTCCCGGCAGGTATAGTGGAGCACGGTCTCTATCCCCGCCTCGCGCTCCAGCAGTATCGCCAGGGGCATGGGCGCCAGCCGCGCGGATGCGCGGGGGCCGTCGGGGATGTTCACGGCGTCGATGCCGTTCTGCTTCAGGAGCTTCGCTGAATCGACCACCGCGGCCGCGTCGCAGCCCCGGGGCGGCGTTATCTCAACGGAGACCACGAATTCCCCCCGGGCGAGCTTGGCCCCCAGGGCGGACTTTTTCTCTAGGGGGATTGTTTCCACCGTGTCGCGGCCGGATGTTTCCTCCACCACCGTATCCCGCTTCTCAGGGTATCGGGACTTTATGGCCTGCTTCATGGCCCGTATGTGTTTCGGCGTGGTGCCGCAGCATCCGCCGATGATGCTGGCGCCGCTATTCAGGAACTGCACCGCGTATTCGGACAGGTATTCGGGGGTGGTCATGTAGATGTTGCGGCCCCCGACGTGGCGGGGATAGCCCGCGTTGGGCTGGACCGATACGGGCTTGTCCGTCAGGCGGACCATTTTTTTAAGAAGATCGAGCATGGGAGCGGGACCGACGGTGCAGTTCAGGCCAATGACGTCGGCATCGGTCCCGTTCAGGAACCGGACCGCCTGCTCCAGGGAGGTGCCGTAGGTGGTCCTGCCGTCCTCGTTGACCGATACCTGGGTGATGACGGGCACTTTTTTTCCCGGGAGGACCGCACCAAGGGCTGCTTCGAGCATATCCAGCTGGTCAAAGGTCTCAAGGATGAGAAGGTCCACTCCGCCCTCTATAAGGGCCTCCGCCTGCTCGCGGTATGCCTCCTCAGCCTCGGTACAGGTCACCGCGCCCAGGGGCTCCACATTGGTCGACAGGGGTCCCATGGAACCGGCCACCAGTACGGCGGAACCCGCGGCGGAGCGGGCAATTCCGGCGCCGGCGATATTGATGTCGCGGACCCTGTCGGCCAGGGCGTACTTGGCCAGGTTCACCCTGTTGGCGCCGAAGGTGTTGGTCTCCACCACGTCGCAGCCGGCCTTGACGTATTCCTCGTGAATTTCCTTAATAAGGCCCGTCTGAGTCAGGTTGAGGTTGTCGAAGCACTGGTTTATGTATATCCCCTTGTCGTAGATCATGGTGCCCATGGCGCCGTCGAAGAGGATCGCTTTACCCTGCGTGAGCATTGATAAAAATGGATTCATGGCCTGTTACCGCCTGCTAATAAGTTATGTTTCAACAGTAATAACAATGATCGGCACGTTCAATTCATGATAGTGCAGGTGGTTAAGAAAATGCAAATGTTTCTTGCCTACCGGTTTTATAGTGTGACGCACTGTATAATATTACTATATCAATATATATAGATATAGTAATATAAATGATGTTTAAAGTCAATATTTTTTTAATTTTTCCCGGGCAATAATTAGGGCCGAAGTATTTATATATTTGAGTCAGGCTTTGTTACTAAATATAATATTAGCGAATTTGATATCACATTTTTTTCTCGTTTCGTTTGTCAGTTATTGATGTCGATTGTTTTGCTGCGGAAGGTCCATCGTGGACCATCCTCGCTTCACGCAAAAGCAGAGCCTTTTTGCGACTTCCTGTCGCGGCTCTGCACTCGATCATCCTGATCAGCGCACCTTGTTTTGCTCGTTTTTGAGCAAATTCAGGCAATTTATTATTTATCACGTCGAAAAAATGAGATGTCAAATTCGTTGTTAATTTATATGAAAAACATCTGACTCAAGTTGTCTTTTTATGTAAGATTGACTGGATGAGAGAGGATTCATCAATCCTATAAATACTTCTTGAAAAAAATGCCCCGAAGCATTCCTGTAACTCCATCATCTAGCTTGTACCGGTAACGAGGTGCCCACCGTGAAACACACACTTTTTTTTTCAATTATTTTAATCATGGCCATTTCCTCTTTGTCCGCAGGAAAAGAGGAAAAATCCCCCTATGACATAAAACCGGGACGGTGGCTTCGGAACGTTAAAGTCGAATATGAAGAAGGCTCGGTCAAGGGCCGGGGCCTCGTCCAGATCTATTTTCCGAAGAATTATACAGGCGGCTCAAAGGCCCGGACCCTTATTGTGCTCCACGGCTACCGGCAGCAGCCGAGCGACTGGGAAAACGGCACGCCCGTTACCGAGTACGCGGACCGCTACGGCTTTGTCCTGGCCTGTCCAGCCATGACCACGACACTGTACGAGTCACGGTATTTCCCGGAGACGGTGAACAGGTGGGCGCCCCAGCCGGGAGGGGTATTCATATCAAAGACCCTGATCGAATTTCTGAAGAAGAATTTCGGCCTCGCCAAGGACCGCGGCACCACCGGCATATTCGGCATATCCACCGGCGCCCGGGGGGCCGTTCTCCTGGCTGCCCAGCACAGGAAAATATTCGGGGCGGCCGCGGGCCTCTCCGGGGACTACGATTCAGAATCGATAAAGAACGACCGGCTCCTCATTTCCGTATACGGATATTATGAGTCCAATAAAGAGCGCTGGGAGGAGGAAGTCAATATCATCAAGCTGGCGGAAAATCTCAAAAAAACGCCGGTATTCCTCGGGCATGGGACCAATGACGGGGTGGTGCCGCCGCCGCAGACAACAATGCTGGCAGACCGCCTGATGCAGCTCGCCGCAGACAAGGGCGGGTATGAAGTTGTCGTGGACAGTGAGAAAAGCAAGGGCGCCGGCCATGACTGGAAGTACTGGGGCAGCCTGGTGCCGGAGGTTTTCGCCTTTTTCGATAAAAAGCTCGGGAAATAGCCTACAACTTTTTACCTTTTTTTGTAAAAAGTCTCTCCCAGAAAGAAATCTCCTCGTCTGACACGGCGGGATTGTCCTCCTTTTCGGGCAGGACCTCGGCGTAATGATCTTCAATGGTCTTCGTGAGGAAATCGGCGAACTTTTCGCTCGTCATGGTCTGCGCCTTGAACCGGTTGACGTAAAAGAGGATGTCCTTGTCGGAGGTCACCACGGTGCTCATCTTCGGGTTCGGGTCTTTCTTGATGAATTCCTTGATGAGAAAGTCGGCGGAATAATCGAGGGAGTAGTACACGTCGATAGTGGCGACCCGCTCGCTGCGGACATTGTGGGAGGGG
Protein-coding regions in this window:
- a CDS encoding NYN domain-containing protein produces the protein MVLLIDGFNLMYKFPDLEEKMLLGQLNEARAGLLDRLKEFQKIRKSRIRVVFDGKKNPSHNVRSERVATIDVYYSLDYSADFLIKEFIKKDPNPKMSTVVTSDKDILFYVNRFKAQTMTSEKFADFLTKTIEDHYAEVLPEKEDNPAVSDEEISFWERLFTKKGKKL
- a CDS encoding bifunctional homocysteine S-methyltransferase/methylenetetrahydrofolate reductase, whose protein sequence is MNPFLSMLTQGKAILFDGAMGTMIYDKGIYINQCFDNLNLTQTGLIKEIHEEYVKAGCDVVETNTFGANRVNLAKYALADRVRDINIAGAGIARSAAGSAVLVAGSMGPLSTNVEPLGAVTCTEAEEAYREQAEALIEGGVDLLILETFDQLDMLEAALGAVLPGKKVPVITQVSVNEDGRTTYGTSLEQAVRFLNGTDADVIGLNCTVGPAPMLDLLKKMVRLTDKPVSVQPNAGYPRHVGGRNIYMTTPEYLSEYAVQFLNSGASIIGGCCGTTPKHIRAMKQAIKSRYPEKRDTVVEETSGRDTVETIPLEKKSALGAKLARGEFVVSVEITPPRGCDAAAVVDSAKLLKQNGIDAVNIPDGPRASARLAPMPLAILLEREAGIETVLHYTCRDRNIIGMQSDFLGAYAAGLRNVLIITGDPPKLGDYPNATAVFDLDSIGLVRVVRDLNHGHDIGRHPIGTPTGFLIGVGANPGFEDQKREIERLFQKKEAGAEFVITQPVFDIAQFEAFMKSIDGLGIPVIAGLWPLVSHRNAEFMNNEVPGVVVPQSILERMRRAGTGPEAVKEGIAIARELLDDMRGMIQGVQISAPFGRVQYALDVLKG
- a CDS encoding prolyl oligopeptidase family serine peptidase — its product is MKHTLFFSIILIMAISSLSAGKEEKSPYDIKPGRWLRNVKVEYEEGSVKGRGLVQIYFPKNYTGGSKARTLIVLHGYRQQPSDWENGTPVTEYADRYGFVLACPAMTTTLYESRYFPETVNRWAPQPGGVFISKTLIEFLKKNFGLAKDRGTTGIFGISTGARGAVLLAAQHRKIFGAAAGLSGDYDSESIKNDRLLISVYGYYESNKERWEEEVNIIKLAENLKKTPVFLGHGTNDGVVPPPQTTMLADRLMQLAADKGGYEVVVDSEKSKGAGHDWKYWGSLVPEVFAFFDKKLGK